The following are encoded together in the Vanrija pseudolonga chromosome 7, complete sequence genome:
- the MGAT3 gene encoding Beta-1,4-mannosyl-glycoprotein 4-beta-N-acetylglucosaminyltransferase, which produces MDHRKPPILPTTSSSPPPSPRRIPVLGAVAAAANKLTRRPLRAALVGTIALLVLLYNAHAISTLRRDVGYILRPLWDTPEPAFNVIKHFPRAGDDNDEQWCGAHGWATRRGGKPVVVDAVPVSTELDMLEIRWREYAPFVDILLVVESNMTFAGTPKPLHFAAHRARFERIAHDAGAKLVYRAVTDFEPNLPSGSFKNEACQRQAISDLIAAERGSGAIPPGALIIQSDVDEIVSRDTLQLLTMCSGFPSQLHLQVDNYLYSYDQPLNDGGYWRPRVVTVPAGGEGVDYHHGRGSDDLLAAAGWHCSFCFPTLQDMRAKMTGYSHNDRLTSARLLDERRLRRRVCEGRDPFGMWAEAFTFRDVIAHSGPTRRRNAFLHVPVALKEEPERFSYLLDKGCERPNK; this is translated from the exons ATGGACCACCGCAAGCCGCCAATACTCCCTAccaccagctcgtcgccgccgcccagcccgcggCGGATAccggtgctcggcgcggtcgccgccgcggccaacaaGCTGACCCGTCGCCCCctccgcgcggcgctggtcggcacgatcgcgctcctcgtcctgctGTACAACGCGCACGCGATATCCACTCTGCGGCGGGACGTGGGGTACATCCTCCGGCCACTATGGGACACGCCCGAGCCCGCGTTCAACGTCATCAAGCACTTCccgcgcgctggcgacgacaacgacgaacAATggtgcggcgcgcacggctgGGCCACCCGGCGCGGGGGcaagcccgtcgtcgtcgacgccgtgcccgtgtccaccgagctcgacatgcTCGAGATCCGATGGCGCGAGTACGCGCCGTTCGTGGACATCctgcttgtcgtcgagtcCAACATGACCTTTGCGGGCACGCCCAAGCCGCTGCACTTtgccgcgcaccgcgcgcgcttcgagcgcatcgcgcacgacgcaggcgccaagctcgtctACCGCGCCGTGACGGACTTTGAGCCCAACCTGCCCTCGGGGAGCTTCAAGAACGAGGCGTGCCAGCGGCAGGCGATATCAgacctcatcgccgccgagcgcgggtCCGGCGCGATCccgcccggcgcgctcatCATCCAGtcggacgtcgacgagatcgTGTCCCGCGACACGCTGCAGCTGCTCACCATGTGCAGCGGGTTCCCCTCGCAGCTCCACCTCCAGGTCGACAACTACCTCTACAGCTACGACCAGCCGCTCAACGACGGCGGGTACTGGCGCCCCCGCGTCGTGACGGTgcctgccggcggcgagggggtaGACTACCACCACGGccgcggcagcgacgacctgctcgccgctgcggggTGGCACTGCTCCTTCTGCTTCCCGACGCTGCAGGACATGCGTGCCAAGATGACGGGATACTCGCACAACGACCGGCTGACGAGCGCAAGGTTGCTCGACGAGAGGAGGCTCAGACGGCGCGTGTGCGAGGGGCGCGACCCGTTCGGCATGTGGGCG GAGGCTTTCACGTTCCGCGACGTGATCGCACACAGCGGCCCCACGCGCAGGCGCAACGCGTTCCTCCACGTCCccgtcgcgctcaaggaggagccAGAGCGGTTCAGCTACCTCCTTGACAAGGGGTGTGAGCGGCCGAACAAGTAA